One window of Oncorhynchus kisutch isolate 150728-3 linkage group LG25, Okis_V2, whole genome shotgun sequence genomic DNA carries:
- the LOC109870263 gene encoding cystatin, with translation MLMNWKIVVPLLAVAFIVASADVIAGGVMDADMKDQATRDALQFAVAEYNKGTNDLYVWQMATVVKAQKQVVAGMKYIFTVQMARTLCRKGGVEKDCAVHQDPAATNQCTFEVWSRPWLGAIQLIKNDCQP, from the exons ATGCTCATGAATTGGAAGATCGTCGTTCCTTTGCTCGCGGTGGCATTCATCGTGGCGAGCGCCGATGTGATCGCGGGGGGCGTCATGGACGCAGATATGAAGGACCAAGCTACTAGAGATGCGCTGCAGTTCGCTGTGGCCGAATACAACAAGGGAACAAACGACCTGTATGTTTGGCAGATGGCCACGGTTGTCAAGGCTCAGAAACAG GTGGTAGCTGGGATGAAGTACATCTTCACAGTGCAGATGGCCAGGACCCTGTGCAGGAAGGGAGGTGTGGAGAAGGACTGCGCTGTGCACCAGGACCCAGCTGCA ACCAACCAGTGCACCTTTGAGGTGTGGAGCCGCCCCTGGCTGGGAGCGATCCAGTTGATCAAGAATGACTGCCAGCCGTAA
- the LOC109870122 gene encoding sorting nexin-5-like isoform X2: protein MHKLGEGEATMTKEEYTKMKQELEAEYLAVFKKTVQVHEVFLQRLSSHPILSKDRNFQIFLEYDQDLSVRRKNAKETFGSFFKNMVKSADEVIISGIKEVDDFFEQEKTFLLDYSSKIKDSTARAEKMTRSHKNVADDYIHISSTLNSLSVDDNTALKKHFEKLSDLFEKLRKVEGRVASDQELKLTELLRYYMRDIQAAKDLLYRRARTLADYENSNKALDKARLKSKAVAAAEEQQQQCLQRFNKLSESGKRELTSFKGRRVVAFRKNLIEMAELEIKHAKNNMSLLQDCIELFKSS, encoded by the exons ATGCATAAACTGGGCGAGGGAGAAGCCACCATGACCAAGGAGGAATACACCAAGATGAAGCAGGAGTTAGAGGC TGAGTACCTGGCTGTTTTCAAGAAGACTGTTCAAGTCCACGAAGTATTTCTGCAGCGTCTATCTTCTCACCCCATCCTGAGCAAGGACAGAAACTTCCAGATATTCCTGGAGTATGACCAGGAT CTGAGTGTACGGAGGAAGAATGCCAAGGAGACGTTTGGGAGTTTCTTTAAGAACATGGTGAAGAGTGCTGATGAGGTCATCATCTCAGGGATAAAG GAAGTAGATGATTTCTTTGAGCAGGAGAAGACCTTCCTGCTTGATTATTCGTCCAAGATCAAAGACTCCACTGCCAGGGCGGAGAAGATGACCCGCTCCCACAAAA ATGTTGCTGATGATTACATCCACATCTCTTCTACTTTGAACAGTCTCTCTGTCGATGATAACACAGCACTTAAAAA GCACTTTGAGAAGTTATCTGACCTGTTTGAGAAACTCCGG AAAGTGGAGGGTAGAGTGGCGTCGGACCAGGAGCTGAAGCTCACAGAGCTACTACGCTACTACATGAGGGACATCCAGGCAGCCAAG gacctGTTGTACAGACGGGCCAGGACCCTGGCAGACTATGAGAACAGTAACAAGGCTCTGGATAAGGCCCGGCTGAAGAGTAaagctgttgctgctgctgaggAGCAACAACAACAGTGTCTGCAGAGGTTTAACAAGCTTTCTGAGTCGGgaaaaagag AGCTGACCAGTTTTAAGGGCAGGAGAGTGGTGGCTTTCCGGAAGAATCTAATAGAGATGGCTGAGCTGGAGATTAAGCATGCTAAG
- the mgme1 gene encoding mitochondrial genome maintenance exonuclease 1 — MARRLGELLRCAQRVGESSRVVSGLFSHCTRTSVNTFSTSNASPARKKSSPYSSVDSGRYSSLFKSVVSHRVSAQTPDIIEEQDVQIYGPVIKSPTPSNRNTTPSKMPKILHPLLNQDRVFDFGETELGGAPARIILRRGQDRGSVPSVTRILQETMSPEQQFYLERWRRKMIAQLGEDGFKEYSQNLFRQGKLFHSAVESVLPLTTKEVPGEDPEEVPEMPSEVEGYMESVRHVLEDVRGVRAIESRVQHEKLGYLGIVDCVALYRGVLCVIDWKTSERSKPFLSNTYDNPLQVAAYVGALNNDVNYNYQVENGLIVVAYKDGSPAHPHRLSSDQVLQYWERWLVRLEEYTERR, encoded by the exons ATGGCGCGACGTTTGGGAGAG CTGTTGAGATGTGCCCAGCGTGTTGGGGAGTCATCTAGGGTTGTCAGTGGACTCTTCTCCCATTGTACCCGGACCTCCGTGAATACTTTCTCCACCTCCAATGCCTCTCCAGCTCGCAAGAAAAGCAGTCCATACAGTTCCGTGGACAGCGGACGCTACTCCTCACTCTTCAAGTCAGTTGTGTCCCACAGAGTCAGTGCTCAAACTCCCGACATCATAGAGGAGCAAGATGTTCAAATCTACGGACCTGTGATAAAATCCCCAACACCATCTAATCGAAACACAACACCTTCCAAAATGCCTAAAATCCTCCACCCGTTGCTCAACCAAGACCGGGTATTTGATTTTGGCGAAACTGAGCTTGGAGGGGCTCCAGCCAGAATTATCCTACGGAGGGGTCAGGACAGGGGCTCAGTGCCCAGTGTGACCCGTATCCTACAGGAGACTATGTCCCCAGAGCAACAGTTTtacctggagagatggaggaggaagatgatAGCTCAACTGGGAGAGGATGGCTTTAAGGAATACAGTCAGA ATCTCTTCAGGCAAGGGAAGCTTTTCCATTCGGCCGTGGAGAGTGTTCTCCCGTTGACAACAAAGGAGGTCCCGGGGGAAGATCCTGAGGAGGTACCAGAGATGCCATCGGAGGTAGAGGGATACATGGAAAGTGTACGCCATGTACTGGAGGACGTTAGGGGAGTGCGAGCCATCGAGAGCCGTGTACAACATGAAAAACTAGGCTATCTGGGGATTGTGGACTGTGTGGCTCTCTACAG GGGTGTGCTGTGTGTGATCGATTGGAAGACATCGGAGAGGTCGAAACCTTTCCTCAGCAACACCTACGACAACCCTCTACAGGTGGCAGCCTACGTTGGGGCCTTAAACAACGACGTGAACTACAACTACCAG GTTGAGAATGGACTGATAGTGGTGGCCTATAAAGATGGTTCCCCAGCCCATCCTCATCGACTGAGCTCAGACCAGGTGCTACAGTACTGGGAGAGATGGCTGGTACGACTGGAGGAGTACACCGAGAGGAGGTGA
- the LOC109870122 gene encoding sorting nexin-5-like isoform X1 — MTSTIDDSDKEKALSVSVDLNNDTSLLIDIPDALCERDKVKFTVHTKTTLSSFQKPDFSVPRQHEDFIWLHDALVETEDYAGLIIPPAPPKPDFESPREKMHKLGEGEATMTKEEYTKMKQELEAEYLAVFKKTVQVHEVFLQRLSSHPILSKDRNFQIFLEYDQDLSVRRKNAKETFGSFFKNMVKSADEVIISGIKEVDDFFEQEKTFLLDYSSKIKDSTARAEKMTRSHKNVADDYIHISSTLNSLSVDDNTALKKHFEKLSDLFEKLRKVEGRVASDQELKLTELLRYYMRDIQAAKDLLYRRARTLADYENSNKALDKARLKSKAVAAAEEQQQQCLQRFNKLSESGKRELTSFKGRRVVAFRKNLIEMAELEIKHAKNNMSLLQDCIELFKSS, encoded by the exons ATGACATCTACCATTGATGATAGTGACAAAGAAAAG gccctctctgtgtctgtggacCTAAACAACGATACCTCTCTACTCATCGACATTCCTGATGCACTCTGTGAACGAGACAAAGTCAAGTTCACTGTTCACACCAAG ACCACCCTGAGCTCCTTTCAGAAGCCAGACTTCTCTGTTCCTAGGCAACATGAGGACTTTATCTGGCTCCATGACGCTCTGGTTGAAACTGAAGACTACGCTGGGCTCATC ATCCCTCCAGCGCCCCCGAAGCCAGACTTTGAGAGCCCCAGGGAGAAGATGCATAAACTGGGCGAGGGAGAAGCCACCATGACCAAGGAGGAATACACCAAGATGAAGCAGGAGTTAGAGGC TGAGTACCTGGCTGTTTTCAAGAAGACTGTTCAAGTCCACGAAGTATTTCTGCAGCGTCTATCTTCTCACCCCATCCTGAGCAAGGACAGAAACTTCCAGATATTCCTGGAGTATGACCAGGAT CTGAGTGTACGGAGGAAGAATGCCAAGGAGACGTTTGGGAGTTTCTTTAAGAACATGGTGAAGAGTGCTGATGAGGTCATCATCTCAGGGATAAAG GAAGTAGATGATTTCTTTGAGCAGGAGAAGACCTTCCTGCTTGATTATTCGTCCAAGATCAAAGACTCCACTGCCAGGGCGGAGAAGATGACCCGCTCCCACAAAA ATGTTGCTGATGATTACATCCACATCTCTTCTACTTTGAACAGTCTCTCTGTCGATGATAACACAGCACTTAAAAA GCACTTTGAGAAGTTATCTGACCTGTTTGAGAAACTCCGG AAAGTGGAGGGTAGAGTGGCGTCGGACCAGGAGCTGAAGCTCACAGAGCTACTACGCTACTACATGAGGGACATCCAGGCAGCCAAG gacctGTTGTACAGACGGGCCAGGACCCTGGCAGACTATGAGAACAGTAACAAGGCTCTGGATAAGGCCCGGCTGAAGAGTAaagctgttgctgctgctgaggAGCAACAACAACAGTGTCTGCAGAGGTTTAACAAGCTTTCTGAGTCGGgaaaaagag AGCTGACCAGTTTTAAGGGCAGGAGAGTGGTGGCTTTCCGGAAGAATCTAATAGAGATGGCTGAGCTGGAGATTAAGCATGCTAAG